The genomic window AGTGCACCCAGGCGCTTGAGCCAGCGGCGGCCGTTGCGACGAGGCGTGGGTTCCATGGCATCTCCCCGGGGTGAGGCCGCCCTCGTGGCGGCGTCGGCGCAGAAGTTAGTCCAGCCTAAGCGCGGCTGCCAGGGTTTTCTTCCCCGCGCAGGGGGACGAAACGCACGGGCAGCAAGCGGCGTTCCCGCAGGCGGTGGCCGTCGCGCTCCACAAGCAGCAGCGACTGCACTTCGTCCACCGGGCCCACCGGGATGAGCAGGCGGCCGCCGTCGGCGAGCTGGTCGGTCAGCGCCGGCGGGACGCTTGCGGCCGCGGCCGTCACCAGGATCGCCGCGAAGGGGGCGGCCTCGGGCCAGCCGGCGCGGCCGTCGCCCACGCGCAGGTGGACGTCCCCGCAGCCGGCCTGGCGCAGGGTCTCGGCGGCGCGCGCGGCCAGAACCGGGTCCAGCTCCACGCTGTAGGTCTCCGCCCCCAGCTGCGCCAGCAGCGCCGCCTGGTAGCCCGAACCGGTGCCGATCTCGAGCACCCGGTCGCCGGCGTGCAGCGCGGCGGCCTCCAGCATGAGCGCCACGATGTAGGGCTGGCTGATCGTCTGGTCCGGCCCCAGGGGCAGGGGGCTGTCGGCGTAGGCGCGGTCGGCCCACTCGCGGGGGACGAAACGCTCCCGAGGCAACTCGCCCATGGCGGCGAGCACCCGGGGATCGGCGATGCCCCGGCCCGCTAGCTGCCGCGTGACCATGAGCGCCCGCGCGCGGTCGAAATCGGTGAACTTCTTGCCCATAGTTGCGTAGACCCGGATGAATCCGCCACTTAGGCGCCGGGGCCATTTGACCTTCACCCCGGCATCCGGTAGATTCTCCCTTTCCGCATCCTAGCAGGAGGTACCACGACGATGAAGTTGGGACTGCGCGGCCTCGCCGTCACGCTGGTGTTGTTCTTCGCGGTGCAGGCGCAGGCCGAGCCCGGTGTCCCGGGCGTACCCCCCGAACTGGGCGGTCCCGGCTTCGAGGAGTGGGTGGCGGCGCACCCCGAGGAGGGGTGGGAGACCCGTGAGGCCACGGTGTCCGGCAACCCGAACGCGGTGAAGGGCGGCCGGCTGCGGATGTCCATCCCCGAGTTCCCCGCCACGCTGCGCACCGAGGGCAAGGACTCCAACAGCGTCTTCATCACCTCCGTGGCC from Candidatus Latescibacterota bacterium includes these protein-coding regions:
- a CDS encoding protein-L-isoaspartate(D-aspartate) O-methyltransferase gives rise to the protein MVTRQLAGRGIADPRVLAAMGELPRERFVPREWADRAYADSPLPLGPDQTISQPYIVALMLEAAALHAGDRVLEIGTGSGYQAALLAQLGAETYSVELDPVLAARAAETLRQAGCGDVHLRVGDGRAGWPEAAPFAAILVTAAAASVPPALTDQLADGGRLLIPVGPVDEVQSLLLVERDGHRLRERRLLPVRFVPLRGEENPGSRA